In Amycolatopsis methanolica 239, a single genomic region encodes these proteins:
- a CDS encoding 2-hydroxyacid dehydrogenase, translating to MSVTVLVPDEDGLHALGELAGVRPVRYSWREPLPPEAADAEVLVPGAHRPEERDAVLGALPNLKLIQLLSAGAENWIGSVPDGVLLSTCRGAHGGSTAEWVVAVLLSIYRELPGFAADQAAHRWNLHATDTLQDKRVLVVGAGDLGRQLKRRLAAFDARVTMVGVSAREGVHSVDELPALLGAHDVVALMVPLTSRTRGMVDAKFLAAMPDGAILVNAARGPVVDTDALVAELTAGRLRAALDVTDPEPLPAGHPLWTAPNVVLTPHVAGSVTGSKRRSYAVVAAEIARYAGGELPQNLVHGEY from the coding sequence ATGTCCGTCACGGTTCTGGTCCCCGACGAAGACGGCCTGCACGCGCTCGGCGAGCTGGCCGGGGTGCGGCCCGTCCGCTACAGCTGGCGCGAACCGCTGCCGCCCGAGGCCGCCGACGCCGAGGTCCTCGTCCCCGGCGCGCACCGGCCCGAGGAACGCGACGCGGTGCTCGGCGCGCTGCCGAACCTGAAGCTGATCCAGCTGCTGTCGGCGGGCGCGGAGAACTGGATCGGCTCCGTGCCGGACGGTGTGCTGCTGTCCACCTGCCGCGGCGCGCACGGCGGCAGCACGGCCGAATGGGTCGTCGCGGTGCTGCTGTCGATCTACCGGGAGCTACCCGGGTTCGCCGCCGACCAGGCCGCGCACCGCTGGAACCTGCACGCCACCGACACGCTGCAGGACAAGCGGGTGCTCGTCGTCGGGGCCGGTGACCTGGGACGGCAGCTCAAGCGCCGCCTGGCCGCCTTCGACGCGCGGGTCACGATGGTCGGCGTCAGCGCGCGCGAGGGCGTGCACTCGGTCGACGAGCTGCCCGCGCTGCTGGGCGCGCACGACGTCGTCGCGCTGATGGTGCCGCTGACCTCCCGCACCCGCGGGATGGTGGACGCGAAATTCCTCGCCGCGATGCCCGATGGCGCGATCCTCGTCAACGCCGCGCGCGGACCGGTGGTCGACACGGACGCGCTGGTCGCCGAGCTGACCGCCGGCCGCCTGCGGGCCGCGCTGGACGTCACCGACCCCGAGCCGCTGCCCGCGGGCCATCCATTGTGGACGGCGCCGAACGTGGTGCTGACACCGCACGTGGCCGGCTCGGTGACGGGCAGCAAGCGGCGTTCGTACGCCGTGGTCGCGGCGGAGATCGCACGCTACGCCGGCGGGGAGCTGCCGCAGAATCTCGTGCACGGGGAGTACTAG
- the gatC gene encoding Asp-tRNA(Asn)/Glu-tRNA(Gln) amidotransferase subunit GatC: MPNISRDEVAHLAKLARLAVTDDELNVFAGQLDQILDAVAKVSEVAADDVPPTSHAVPLTNVFREDVVRPGLTQQQALAGAPAAEEGRFRVPRILGEEQ; this comes from the coding sequence GTGCCCAACATTTCCCGCGACGAGGTCGCGCACCTGGCCAAGCTCGCCAGGCTCGCGGTCACCGACGACGAGCTGAACGTTTTCGCAGGTCAGCTCGACCAGATCCTGGACGCGGTTGCCAAGGTCAGCGAAGTCGCAGCCGACGACGTGCCGCCGACCTCGCACGCCGTGCCGCTCACGAACGTCTTCCGCGAGGACGTGGTCCGGCCCGGGCTCACCCAGCAGCAGGCGCTGGCCGGTGCGCCGGCCGCCGAAGAGGGCCGCTTCCGGGTGCCGCGGATCCTGGGGGAGGAACAGTGA
- the gatB gene encoding Asp-tRNA(Asn)/Glu-tRNA(Gln) amidotransferase subunit GatB, with the protein MTAVAEVMDYAEVVERFDPVLGLEVHVELNTKTKMFCGCANEFGGEPNTHVCPTCLGLPGALPVLNGKGVEGAIRIGLALNCEIAEWCRFARKNYFYPDMPKNFQTSQYDEPIAFNGYLDVTLDDGEVVRVEIERAHMEEDTGKSLHVGGATGRIHGAEHSLLDYNRAGVPLIEIVTKPIVGMGERAPEVARAYVTALRDLLLALDVSDVRMDQGSLRCDANVSLMPKGATEFGTRTETKNVNSFRSVERAVRYEMTRQAAVLVAGGTVTQETRHFQEADGTTSPGRTKETAEDYRYFPEPDLVPIAPSREWVEELRRTLPEMPAARRKRIQTEWNLSAEELRDLFNSGAVELVEATVAEGAKPNDARSWWVNFLAQEANARETEISALPITPAQVARVAALVDSGELTNKLAREVVKGVLAGEGEPDEVVEKRGLKVVSDDSALLAAVDAALAAQPDIADKIRGGKVQAAGAIVGAVMKATKGQADAKRVRELIIERVGA; encoded by the coding sequence GTGACCGCCGTTGCCGAAGTGATGGACTACGCCGAGGTCGTCGAGCGGTTCGACCCGGTGCTCGGGCTCGAGGTCCACGTCGAGCTGAACACCAAGACGAAGATGTTCTGCGGCTGCGCCAACGAGTTCGGCGGCGAGCCCAACACCCACGTGTGCCCGACCTGCCTCGGCCTGCCCGGCGCGCTGCCGGTGCTCAACGGCAAGGGCGTCGAGGGCGCGATCCGCATCGGCCTCGCGCTGAACTGCGAGATCGCCGAGTGGTGCCGGTTCGCCCGGAAGAACTACTTCTACCCGGACATGCCGAAGAACTTCCAGACCTCGCAGTACGACGAGCCGATCGCGTTCAACGGCTACCTGGACGTGACGCTGGACGACGGCGAGGTCGTGCGCGTGGAGATCGAGCGCGCGCACATGGAGGAAGACACCGGCAAGTCGCTGCACGTCGGCGGCGCCACCGGCCGCATTCACGGCGCGGAGCACTCGCTGCTGGACTACAACCGGGCCGGCGTGCCGCTCATCGAGATCGTCACCAAGCCGATCGTCGGCATGGGCGAGCGGGCCCCCGAGGTCGCCCGCGCCTACGTGACCGCGCTGCGGGACCTGCTGCTGGCGCTGGACGTCTCCGACGTGCGCATGGACCAGGGCTCGCTGCGCTGCGACGCGAACGTATCGCTGATGCCGAAGGGCGCCACCGAGTTCGGCACCCGCACCGAGACCAAGAACGTCAACTCCTTCCGCAGCGTCGAGCGCGCCGTGCGGTACGAGATGACGCGTCAGGCCGCGGTGCTGGTCGCGGGCGGCACGGTCACCCAGGAGACCCGGCACTTCCAGGAGGCCGACGGCACCACCTCGCCGGGCCGCACCAAGGAGACCGCTGAGGACTACCGGTACTTCCCGGAGCCCGACCTGGTCCCGATCGCGCCGTCGCGCGAGTGGGTCGAGGAGCTGCGCCGGACGCTGCCGGAGATGCCGGCCGCGCGCCGCAAGCGGATCCAGACCGAGTGGAACCTGTCCGCCGAGGAGCTGCGCGACCTGTTCAACTCGGGCGCGGTGGAGCTGGTCGAGGCGACGGTCGCCGAGGGCGCGAAGCCGAACGACGCCCGCAGCTGGTGGGTGAACTTCCTGGCGCAGGAGGCCAACGCCCGCGAGACCGAGATCAGCGCGCTGCCGATCACCCCGGCGCAGGTCGCCAGGGTGGCCGCGCTGGTCGACTCCGGCGAGCTGACCAACAAGCTCGCGCGTGAGGTGGTCAAGGGCGTGCTTGCCGGCGAGGGCGAGCCGGACGAGGTCGTGGAGAAGCGGGGCCTGAAGGTCGTCTCGGACGACTCGGCGCTGCTGGCCGCGGTCGATGCGGCGCTGGCCGCGCAGCCGGACATCGCGGACAAGATCCGCGGTGGCAAGGTCCAGGCGGCGGGCGCGATCGTCGGCGCGGTCATGAAGGCGACCAAGGGGCAGGCCGACGCCAAGCGCGTCCGTGAACTCATCATCGAGCGGGTGGGCGCCTGA
- a CDS encoding DoxX family protein: MTSPQDESKTQNLFTESAYYQPTESSSTSMLSDVEDRPSPPANRYHGGIDFGLLALRLALGVILGAHGLQKVFGLFGGPGIDGTARMLEAMGYTAQPTLLAWITGLSELIGAVLVVLGLFTQIGAAAILGVTVNMIYVQWSSGFFEPNGFEFELLLATVAFALLFTGSGRIALDVNTPWRRRPVPFGLFFLLIAAAAAVVVIVLAR, translated from the coding sequence GTGACCAGCCCTCAGGACGAGTCGAAGACCCAGAACCTGTTCACGGAATCCGCGTACTACCAACCCACCGAGAGCAGCAGCACCAGCATGCTCTCCGACGTCGAGGACCGGCCGTCGCCGCCGGCGAACCGCTACCACGGCGGGATCGACTTCGGTCTGCTCGCGCTGCGGCTGGCGCTCGGGGTAATCCTCGGCGCGCACGGGTTGCAGAAGGTGTTCGGGCTGTTCGGCGGCCCCGGCATCGACGGCACGGCGCGGATGCTGGAGGCGATGGGCTACACGGCCCAGCCGACGCTGCTCGCGTGGATCACCGGGTTGAGCGAACTGATCGGCGCGGTGCTCGTCGTACTGGGCCTGTTCACCCAGATCGGCGCCGCCGCGATCCTCGGCGTCACCGTGAACATGATCTACGTCCAGTGGAGCAGCGGGTTCTTCGAACCGAACGGGTTCGAGTTCGAGCTGCTGCTGGCGACCGTTGCGTTCGCGCTGCTGTTCACCGGCTCCGGGCGGATCGCGCTGGACGTCAACACCCCGTGGCGGCGCCGCCCGGTGCCGTTCGGGTTGTTCTTCCTGCTGATCGCCGCCGCGGCGGCCGTCGTGGTCATCGTGCTGGCGCGCTGA
- a CDS encoding PQQ-dependent sugar dehydrogenase → MRVGNGKAPWLLVAACGLLLTGCAQFDDRAANQTFEPAPELTAPAGPQPELPEVDGGDDESRPSAPQTSIPPPQGCTDYDQSVIATCLDTVSALAALPNSGSAPSALAAERKTGRVLQVSSGQAPAEVIRLDVQATGDGGLTGLALSPTFAEDQLVFAYVTTATDNRVVRFTRGQQPKALLTGIPKGATGNRGAIMADGKGALLVATGDAGNPSAAADPNSLAGKVLRIDTAGNAAQGNPTPGSRVYASGVHSPGGLCKATDGSRMWITDRGSSVDALYPIMPGASLAVPTWTWPDKPALAGCADSGSAVVIATSVGANVQELPITLDGSVGGKPKTLMDGKNGTAYGRYGGLDQLDSQFALVGTVNKDGGQPISSDDRVVLISLQATPSGGSGKD, encoded by the coding sequence GTGCGTGTCGGGAACGGGAAGGCGCCGTGGCTGCTCGTTGCGGCCTGCGGGCTGCTGCTGACCGGCTGCGCCCAGTTCGACGACCGGGCCGCGAACCAGACGTTCGAGCCCGCCCCGGAGCTGACCGCCCCGGCCGGTCCGCAGCCCGAGCTGCCCGAGGTCGACGGCGGTGACGACGAGTCGCGGCCCAGCGCCCCGCAGACGTCGATCCCGCCGCCGCAGGGCTGCACCGACTACGACCAGTCGGTGATCGCGACGTGCCTGGACACGGTGTCCGCGCTCGCCGCGTTGCCGAACAGCGGCTCCGCGCCGAGCGCGCTCGCCGCGGAGCGCAAGACCGGCCGCGTGCTGCAGGTGTCGAGCGGTCAGGCGCCGGCCGAGGTCATCCGCCTGGACGTGCAGGCGACCGGTGACGGCGGCCTGACCGGGCTCGCGCTGTCCCCGACGTTCGCCGAGGACCAGCTGGTGTTCGCCTACGTCACGACGGCCACCGACAACCGGGTGGTCCGTTTTACGCGCGGCCAGCAGCCGAAGGCGCTGCTGACGGGCATCCCGAAGGGCGCGACGGGCAACCGGGGCGCGATCATGGCCGACGGCAAGGGCGCGCTGCTGGTCGCGACGGGCGACGCGGGCAACCCGTCGGCGGCCGCGGACCCGAACTCGCTGGCCGGGAAGGTCCTGCGCATCGACACGGCGGGCAACGCCGCGCAGGGCAACCCGACTCCCGGCTCGCGGGTGTACGCGAGCGGTGTGCACTCCCCCGGCGGGCTCTGCAAGGCGACGGACGGTTCCCGGATGTGGATCACGGACCGGGGCTCGTCGGTGGACGCGCTGTACCCGATCATGCCGGGTGCGTCGCTCGCGGTGCCGACCTGGACGTGGCCGGACAAGCCGGCGCTGGCGGGCTGCGCGGACAGCGGCTCGGCGGTCGTCATCGCCACCTCGGTGGGCGCCAACGTGCAGGAACTGCCCATCACGCTGGACGGTTCGGTGGGCGGCAAGCCGAAGACGCTGATGGACGGCAAGAACGGCACCGCGTACGGCCGCTACGGCGGTCTGGACCAGCTCGACAGCCAGTTCGCGCTCGTGGGCACCGTCAACAAGGACGGCGGCCAGCCGATTTCGAGCGACGACCGGGTCGTGCTGATCTCGCTGCAGGCCACCCCGAGCGGCGGCAGCGGCAAGGACTAG
- a CDS encoding MMPL family transporter, with protein MRTARWLVPVLLVVAWLALGGFGGPYAGKLSDVATNDNSAFLPASAESTRALDEQRTFSTDQTLPAIVVAERGSGVAPQDNAFLTEAAARIQAIPGVARVASPQPSQDGQALELTVSVLVGGEPGEVVEQIRAELRQAPPGLTVLVAGPAAQIADLVTAFGGIDGLLLLVAGLVVALILVVVYRSPLLPVVVLLSAVFALGLASLVVYLLADHDVLTLNGQSQGILFILVFGAATDYALLLVSRFREQLSDTESRREAVELAWRATLPPIAASAGTVVLGVLCLLFSDLQSNRGLGPVAAIGIAAAFLASVTFLPAALALLGRAAFWPVRPRLGEPHPESSGIWGRIAKAVAAKPRAIWIGTTVLLLAGAAFVPQLRAGGVAQSELFLTPVDSVAGQQVLARHFPGGSGSPTTIIANAGQGEAVARAARVDGVAQVAAIPNVVDGRVQVVAILTDAADSEAALDTVGRIREAVHAVPGADAVVGGTTATQLDTQKTSERDRAVIIPIVLVVIFAVLALLLRALLAPLLLIATVVLSFAATMGVSALVFNHLLDFPGADPAVPLFGFVFLVALGIDYNIFLMTRVREEAVRTNTRQGTMRGLTLTGGVITSAGVVLAATFAALAVIPILFLAQIAFIVAFGVLLDTLIVRSLLVPALTLDVGRRIWWPSKVP; from the coding sequence ATGAGGACCGCACGCTGGCTCGTCCCCGTCCTGCTGGTCGTCGCCTGGCTGGCGCTGGGCGGCTTCGGTGGTCCCTACGCCGGCAAGCTGAGCGACGTCGCCACCAACGACAACTCCGCCTTCCTCCCGGCGTCCGCCGAATCCACCCGCGCCCTCGACGAGCAGCGCACCTTCAGCACCGACCAGACCCTCCCGGCGATCGTCGTCGCCGAGCGCGGGAGCGGCGTCGCGCCCCAGGACAACGCCTTCCTGACCGAGGCGGCGGCCCGCATCCAGGCCATCCCCGGCGTCGCGCGGGTCGCGAGCCCGCAGCCGTCCCAGGACGGCCAGGCCCTCGAACTCACCGTCTCCGTCCTCGTCGGCGGCGAACCCGGCGAGGTCGTCGAGCAGATCCGCGCCGAACTCCGCCAGGCGCCGCCGGGGCTGACCGTCCTCGTCGCCGGACCGGCCGCGCAGATCGCGGACCTGGTCACCGCCTTCGGCGGCATCGACGGGCTCCTCCTGCTGGTCGCCGGGCTCGTCGTGGCGCTGATCCTCGTCGTGGTCTACCGCAGCCCGCTGCTGCCCGTCGTCGTGCTGCTCTCCGCCGTCTTCGCGCTCGGGCTGGCCAGCCTGGTCGTCTACCTGCTCGCCGACCACGACGTCCTCACCCTCAACGGCCAGAGCCAGGGCATCCTGTTCATCCTCGTCTTCGGCGCGGCCACCGACTACGCGCTCCTCCTGGTCTCCCGGTTCCGCGAACAGCTGAGCGACACCGAGAGCCGGCGCGAAGCGGTCGAACTCGCCTGGCGCGCCACCCTGCCGCCGATCGCCGCGTCGGCCGGGACCGTCGTGCTCGGCGTGCTCTGCCTGCTGTTCTCCGACCTGCAGTCCAACCGCGGCCTCGGCCCGGTCGCCGCGATCGGCATCGCCGCCGCGTTCCTCGCCTCCGTCACGTTCCTGCCGGCCGCGCTCGCCCTGCTCGGCCGCGCCGCGTTCTGGCCGGTCCGGCCCAGGCTCGGCGAGCCGCACCCGGAGTCGAGCGGCATCTGGGGGCGGATCGCCAAGGCTGTCGCGGCCAAACCGCGTGCGATCTGGATCGGCACCACCGTCCTGCTCCTGGCCGGCGCCGCGTTCGTCCCGCAGCTCAGGGCGGGCGGGGTCGCGCAGTCCGAGCTGTTCCTCACCCCGGTCGACTCGGTCGCCGGTCAGCAGGTGCTGGCCAGGCACTTCCCCGGCGGGTCCGGCTCGCCGACCACGATCATCGCCAACGCGGGTCAGGGCGAGGCGGTCGCGCGGGCCGCACGGGTGGACGGGGTGGCGCAGGTCGCCGCGATCCCCAACGTCGTCGACGGCCGTGTCCAGGTCGTCGCGATCCTCACCGACGCCGCCGACTCCGAAGCCGCGCTCGACACGGTCGGCCGCATCCGGGAGGCCGTGCACGCGGTGCCCGGCGCGGACGCCGTCGTCGGCGGCACCACCGCCACCCAGCTGGACACGCAGAAGACCTCCGAGCGGGACCGGGCGGTGATCATCCCGATCGTCCTCGTGGTGATCTTCGCGGTGCTCGCGTTGCTGCTGCGGGCCCTGCTCGCGCCGCTGCTGCTGATCGCGACCGTCGTGCTGTCCTTCGCCGCCACGATGGGCGTGTCGGCGCTGGTGTTCAACCACCTGCTGGACTTCCCCGGCGCGGACCCGGCGGTGCCGCTGTTCGGGTTCGTCTTCCTGGTGGCGCTCGGGATCGACTACAACATCTTCCTGATGACCCGGGTGCGCGAGGAGGCCGTCCGGACGAACACCCGCCAGGGCACGATGCGCGGGCTCACGCTCACCGGCGGCGTGATCACCTCGGCCGGGGTGGTGCTCGCCGCCACCTTCGCGGCGCTGGCGGTCATCCCGATCCTGTTCCTGGCCCAGATCGCGTTCATCGTCGCGTTCGGCGTCCTGCTCGACACCCTGATCGTGCGGTCGCTGCTGGTGCCCGCCCTGACGCTGGACGTCGGGCGGCGGATCTGGTGGCCGTCGAAGGTGCCGTGA
- a CDS encoding amino acid-binding protein, translating into MSFLIRVQLPDTPGTLGAVATALGMIGADILSVDVVERGGGVAIDDMVVELPSGRLPDAVITAAESVEGVEVDAVRPYAGVLDTHRELELVEEIAAQPASGLSVLVEGVPRIIRAGWAIVVSVGEPGVDRLASSSAAPEAPITDLPWLPLERATILDSEDSWVPDTWQELGTELAATPLGKPDKALLVGRPGGPMFRAAEVARLAHLAGIVAVVLDG; encoded by the coding sequence TTGTCCTTCCTGATCCGGGTGCAGCTCCCGGACACGCCAGGAACCCTCGGAGCGGTCGCGACGGCTCTCGGCATGATCGGGGCGGACATCCTCTCGGTGGACGTGGTCGAGCGCGGCGGTGGTGTCGCGATCGACGACATGGTCGTCGAGCTGCCCTCCGGCAGGCTGCCGGACGCCGTGATCACCGCGGCGGAGAGCGTGGAGGGCGTCGAGGTCGACGCGGTGCGGCCGTACGCCGGTGTGCTGGACACCCACCGCGAGCTGGAACTGGTCGAGGAGATCGCCGCGCAGCCGGCGTCCGGGCTGTCGGTGCTGGTCGAGGGTGTGCCGCGGATCATCCGGGCGGGCTGGGCGATCGTGGTGTCGGTCGGCGAGCCGGGCGTGGACCGCCTGGCCTCCTCCAGCGCGGCGCCCGAAGCGCCGATCACCGACTTGCCGTGGCTGCCGCTTGAGCGCGCCACCATCCTCGACTCGGAGGACTCCTGGGTGCCGGACACCTGGCAGGAGCTGGGCACCGAGCTGGCGGCGACGCCGCTGGGCAAGCCGGACAAGGCGCTGCTCGTGGGCCGTCCCGGCGGCCCGATGTTCCGGGCCGCCGAGGTCGCGCGCCTGGCGCACCTGGCGGGGATCGTCGCCGTCGTGCTCGACGGCTGA
- the gatA gene encoding Asp-tRNA(Asn)/Glu-tRNA(Gln) amidotransferase subunit GatA: MTDLTRLSAAELAEKIHAREVSAAEVTQAHLDRIGEVDDHVHAFLNVDADGALAAAREVDAALADGQAPASPIAGVPLALKDVLTTQGLPTTCGSKTLENWIPPYDSTVTRKLREAGVPILGKTNMDEFAMGSSTENSAFGPTHNPWDHARIPGGSGGGSAASLAAFEAPLAIGTDTGGSIRQPGAVTGTVGVKPTYGGVSRYGLVAFSSSLDQAGPCARTVLDAALLHEVIGGWDPLDSTSINAPVPPVVAAAREGLRGDLKGVKVGVVKEFSGEGYQAGVQRSFEGAVEQLKALGAEVVEVSCPNFVYALPAYYLIAPSEASSNLARFDAMRYGLRVADDGSHSAEEVMSATREAGFGPEVKRRIMLGTYALSSGYYDAYYGSAQKVRTLISRDFAAAFEKVDVLVSPTTPTTAFKIGERVDDPMAMYLADLCTIPANLAGNAAMSVPSGLSDEDGLPVGLQIMAPALADDRLYRVGAAYEVARGSIIDRVPELKGVSA; this comes from the coding sequence GTGACCGACCTAACACGGCTGTCGGCCGCCGAGCTGGCCGAGAAGATCCACGCGCGTGAGGTGTCCGCCGCGGAGGTCACGCAGGCGCACCTGGACCGCATCGGCGAGGTCGACGACCACGTCCACGCGTTCCTCAACGTCGACGCCGACGGCGCCCTCGCGGCGGCCCGTGAGGTCGACGCCGCACTGGCCGACGGCCAGGCCCCGGCCTCGCCGATCGCCGGTGTCCCGCTCGCCCTCAAGGACGTGCTGACCACCCAGGGCCTGCCCACCACCTGCGGTTCGAAGACCCTGGAGAACTGGATCCCGCCGTACGACTCAACGGTCACGCGCAAGCTGCGCGAGGCGGGCGTGCCGATCCTGGGCAAGACCAACATGGACGAGTTCGCGATGGGCTCCTCCACCGAGAACTCCGCGTTCGGCCCGACGCACAACCCGTGGGACCACGCCCGCATCCCGGGCGGCTCCGGCGGTGGGTCGGCCGCGTCGCTGGCCGCCTTCGAGGCGCCGCTGGCGATCGGCACCGACACCGGCGGCTCGATCCGCCAGCCGGGCGCGGTCACTGGCACGGTCGGCGTGAAGCCGACGTACGGCGGCGTGTCCCGCTACGGGCTGGTGGCGTTCTCGTCCTCGCTCGACCAGGCCGGGCCGTGCGCCCGCACCGTGCTGGACGCCGCGCTGCTGCACGAGGTAATCGGCGGGTGGGACCCGCTCGACTCGACCTCGATCAACGCGCCGGTGCCGCCGGTGGTCGCCGCCGCCCGCGAGGGCCTGCGCGGTGACCTCAAGGGCGTCAAGGTCGGCGTGGTCAAGGAGTTCAGCGGCGAGGGCTACCAGGCCGGCGTCCAGCGCTCCTTCGAGGGGGCGGTCGAGCAGCTCAAGGCGCTCGGCGCCGAGGTCGTCGAGGTGTCCTGCCCGAACTTCGTCTACGCGCTGCCGGCGTACTACCTGATCGCGCCGAGTGAGGCGTCGTCGAACCTGGCCCGGTTCGACGCCATGCGCTACGGCCTGCGGGTCGCCGACGACGGTTCGCACAGCGCCGAAGAGGTCATGTCGGCCACCCGCGAGGCTGGGTTCGGCCCCGAGGTCAAGCGCCGCATCATGCTCGGCACGTACGCGCTGTCCTCCGGCTACTACGACGCCTACTACGGCTCGGCGCAGAAGGTGCGGACGCTGATCTCCCGCGACTTCGCGGCCGCGTTCGAGAAGGTGGACGTGCTGGTCTCGCCGACCACCCCGACCACCGCGTTCAAGATCGGCGAGCGGGTCGACGACCCGATGGCCATGTACCTCGCCGACCTGTGCACGATCCCGGCCAACCTGGCGGGCAACGCCGCCATGAGCGTGCCCAGTGGACTGTCCGATGAGGACGGCCTGCCGGTGGGTCTGCAGATCATGGCCCCGGCGCTGGCCGACGACCGGCTCTACCGGGTGGGCGCCGCCTACGAGGTCGCGCGCGGGTCGATCATCGACCGGGTTCCGGAGCTGAAGGGAGTCTCGGCGTGA
- a CDS encoding serine hydrolase domain-containing protein, with protein MQNTATTTHRPESQQAVQALVDAGFAAAELCVRDDRGRWTGRAGVSELGGTAEPPAGAQGWAGSVMKTFTATLVLQLVAEGRIDLDGPVAGHLPGFGFDERITVRMLLQHTSGLCNYTGELDADGTFVMGLPSQGRAWVDNRFHTYRPEELVRSALSRPGRFEPGDGQSYSNTNYTVALLLIEAVTGNTYAEEAQRRILDPLGLADTVVSATSPDLPGPHAHGYYRYEDGGEWHVVDVSRQNPSLLAGAGDLISTAEDLNTFISALLGGRLLPAPLLAEMLTPHGELNLGLGLWVQNLGPAGTIVHHNGGAPGGYGALMISTPDGSRTLTATLTTGEADPAQVFPAALGALIMSVFGS; from the coding sequence ATGCAGAACACCGCCACCACCACGCACCGCCCCGAGTCGCAGCAGGCCGTCCAGGCCCTCGTCGACGCCGGGTTCGCCGCCGCCGAGTTGTGCGTCCGCGACGACCGTGGCCGCTGGACCGGCCGGGCCGGCGTGAGCGAGCTGGGCGGGACCGCCGAGCCGCCCGCGGGCGCGCAGGGCTGGGCGGGCAGCGTCATGAAGACCTTCACCGCGACGCTCGTGCTCCAGCTGGTCGCCGAGGGCCGGATCGACCTGGACGGCCCGGTCGCCGGTCACCTGCCCGGGTTCGGGTTCGACGAGCGGATCACCGTCCGGATGCTGTTGCAGCACACCAGCGGCCTCTGCAACTACACCGGCGAGCTCGACGCCGACGGCACCTTCGTGATGGGGCTCCCGTCGCAGGGCCGGGCGTGGGTGGACAACCGCTTCCACACCTACCGCCCCGAGGAGCTGGTGCGGTCCGCGCTGTCGCGGCCGGGGCGTTTCGAGCCGGGCGACGGCCAGAGCTACTCCAACACGAACTACACCGTCGCCCTGCTGCTGATCGAGGCGGTCACCGGCAACACCTACGCCGAGGAGGCCCAGCGGCGCATCCTCGACCCACTCGGGCTGGCGGACACCGTCGTGTCGGCGACCTCGCCGGACCTCCCCGGGCCGCATGCCCACGGCTACTACCGCTACGAGGACGGCGGCGAGTGGCACGTCGTCGACGTCAGCCGCCAGAACCCGTCCCTGCTGGCCGGCGCCGGTGACCTGATCTCGACCGCGGAGGACCTGAACACCTTCATCTCCGCGTTGCTCGGCGGCCGGCTCCTGCCTGCCCCGTTGCTGGCCGAGATGCTCACTCCGCACGGCGAGCTCAACCTCGGTCTGGGCCTGTGGGTGCAGAACCTCGGCCCGGCGGGCACGATCGTGCACCACAACGGCGGCGCCCCCGGCGGCTACGGCGCCCTGATGATCAGCACGCCGGACGGCAGCCGGACCCTGACGGCGACACTGACCACCGGCGAGGCCGACCCGGCACAGGTGTTCCCCGCGGCGCTGGGCGCGCTCATCATGTCGGTGTTCGGCAGCTGA